The Mauremys reevesii isolate NIE-2019 linkage group 1, ASM1616193v1, whole genome shotgun sequence genome has a segment encoding these proteins:
- the LOC120403903 gene encoding lysosomal Pro-X carboxypeptidase isoform X2, translating to MWDVAEELNAMLIFAEHRYYGESLPFGNKSYSDSKHLNYLTSEQALADFAILIQHVKETIPGALNAPVIAIGGSYGGMLSAWFRMKYPHVVVGALAASAPIWQFEDLVPCGTFYSIVTNDFKKSGQCCSESILNSWGAINRISSTDEGLKWLSSAFHLCSPLKSKQDAAVLKAWLSETWVNLAMVNYPYKADFLQPLPAWPIQVVCKFLKNPKLPDKLLLQNVFQAVNVYYNYSGAASCLNTSQSATRNLGLTGWYYQACTEMVMPMCTDGVNDMFEPRKWNFHVFSEECFKLWKVRPRPSWIPSVYGGKNISSHSNIIFSNGGLDPWSGGGVTRNITDSLIAIVIPEGAHHLDLRASNPGDPKSVLQARALEVQYMKQWIEKSRHKH from the exons GATTCCAAACACCTGAATTACCTGACGTCAGAACAAGCTCTGGCAGACTTTGCGATACTAATTCAGCACGTAAAGGAGACAATTCCAGGAGCCCTAAATGCCCCTGTGATTGCCATAGGGGGTTCCTATGGAGGGATGCTTTCAGCCTGGTTTAGAATGAAATACCCTCATGTGGTGGTTGG AGCTCTTGCAGCCTCTGCCCCAATCTGGCAGTTTGAGGATTTGGTACCCTGTGGCACTTTCTACAGTATAGTGACAAATGATTTCAAAAAGAGCGGGCAGTGCTGCTCAGAGAGCATCCTGAATTCCTGGGGGGCCATTAACCGCATCTCCTCCACAG ATGAAGGTTTGAAGTGGCTTTCCAGCGCATTTCACTTATGCAGCCCATTAAAAAGCAAGCAAGATGCTGCTGTGTTGAAAGCTTGGCTAAGTGAAACATGGGTAAATTTGGCAATGGTGAACTATCCATATAAAGCTGATTTCTTacagcccctgccagcttggCCCATTCAG GTAGTTTGCAAGTTCTTGAAGAATCCCAAATTGCCAGACAAATTATTGCTACAGAATGTTTTCCAGGCAGTAAATGTTTACTACAACTACTCAGGAGCTGCATCGTGCCTTAACACGTCTCAGAGTGCCACAAGAAATCTTGGGCTGACGGGCTGGTACTATCAG GCTTGCACAGAAATGGTGATGCCCATGTGCACAGATGGTGTCAATGACATGTTTGAGCCTAGGAAATGGAACTTCCATGTCTTCTCTGAAGAATGCTTCAAACTGTGGAAAGTGAGACCCCGCCCTTCCTGGATTCCTTCTGTGTATGGAGGGAAAAACATCAGTTCACACAGTAACATCATCTTCAG CAATGGCGGATTGGACCCGTGGTCTGGAGGTGGAGTGACTCGGAACATCACAGACTCTCTCATTGCAATTGTGATCCCAGAAGGAGCTCATCACTTGGACCTGCGTGCCAGCAATCCCGGTGACCCCAAATCTGTGCTGCAAGCCCGGGCCTTGGAAGTTCAGTACATGAAGCAATGGATTGAAAAGTCCAGGCATAAGCACTAA